A window of Microbacterium lushaniae genomic DNA:
GCGGTGCAGGGCGAACGGTGAGCGTTCCGACGACGTGCCCACGCGCTGGATCGCGCGCGCGAGCCCGGTCAGGGTCATGGCGTACACGGGTGCGCCGCATCCGTCCACTGCCATCGCCGCGGACTTCTCGCCCGTGAGGCGCTCGACCAGTTCGCGGATGTGCGTCTGGATCGGGTGGGCGGGGTCGAGGTAGCCGCCGGTGTCCCACCCGTTCGTCGTGCAGGTCAGCAGCATCGCGGCGTGCTTGCCGGAGCAGTTCATGCGGATGCGGGCGGGCTCGGCCCGGTCGCGCACCAGTTCGTCGCGCGTGGCGGTGTCGGACGGCCACGCGGGCGGGCAGCCGAGCGCTTCCTCGCCGAGCCCGGCGGCGGTGAGGATGTCGCGCACGACGGCGACGTGCCGGTCGGTGCCGGAGTGGCTGGCGGTCGCGAGAGCCAGGCGCTCGCCATCCAGCGGTGCTCCGGCGGTCAGGCACGCGAGGGCCTGCAGGGGCTTCATGCTCGAGCGCGGCAGGATCGTCGCCGACGCGTCGCCGAGCCGGTCGGCCACGGTGCCGTCGGGGGCCAGCACGATGGCCGCCCCGCTGTGGCGGGATTCGACGAAGCCGTTGCGCTCGACGAGGGCGAGATCCACGGATGCGGCGGAGGTCAACGGCACCCCTCCACACTAACGCCGACGCCGGCGGGGGCGCGGGGCGACGCACGGTGGGAGACTGGCCCGATGACGGGTGAGCACACGTACCGGGTGGCTGCGACGTGGACGGGCGACCGCGGCACCGGCACGAGCGGGTACCGCGACTACGACCGGTCGGTGACGGTGGAGGTGGCGGGGAAGCCGGCTCTGCCGGTGTCGGCCGACCGGCCCTTCCGCGGCGATGGCGCCAAGTGGAACCCGGAGGACCTGCTGGTGGCCGCACTCGCGGAGTGCCACCTGCTGTCGTACCTGTACGCGTGCGTGCAGGCGGGGGTCGTGGTGACGGCCTACGAAGACCAGGCCGTGGGCACTGTGGTGGTGGAGGGCAACGGCGGCGCGTTCCGCGAGGTGGTGCTGCATCCGCGGGTCGTGGTGGCCGACGCTTCGATGGTGGATGCCGCCGTCGCCGCCCACGCGGACGCCCACGAGTGGTGCTTCATCGCCAACTCCGTGAACTTCCCCGTCCGCATCGATCCGGTCGTGCTCGTCGCCTGACCCACCCCACGGCCGCGAGACTGCACGCAGCCGACGAGACCGCGGCATAATGTCGCGGTCTCGTCGGTGCGGTGCAGTCTCGGCGGGTGGTGCGAGTGCGATCGCGGGGTCGGGTGGGTCAGCGCACGTCGTCGTCGACCCAGTCCATCGACTTGGTCACGGCCTTCTTCCACAGGCGCAGCTGGCGCTCGCGCTCCTCGGGGTCCATGTCGGGCTCCCAGCGCTTGCCCTCCTGCCAGTTCGCACGCAGGTCGTCGAGGTTGTCCCAGAAGCCGACGGCGAGCCCCGCCGCGTACGCGGCACCGAGGGCCGTGGTCTCGGCGACCACCGGGCGGATGACCGAGACGCCCAGGATGTCGGCCTGGAACTGCATGAGCGCGTCGTTGGCGGTCATGCCACCGTCGACCTTGAGCTCCTCCAGCTGCACGCCCGAGTCGGCGTTGACGGCGTCCAGCACCTCGCGCGTCTGGAAGGCGGTCGCCTCCAGCGCGGCGCGGGCGATGTGGTTCTTGTTGACGTAGCGCGTCATGCCCACGATCGCCCCGCGTGCGTCGGGGCGCCAGTACGGGGCGAACAGGCCCGAGAACGCCGGGACGAAGTAGACGCCGCCGTTGTCCTCGACCGCTTCGGCCAGCTGCTCGACCTCGGGGGCGGAGGAGATGATGCCCAGCTGATCGCGCAGCCACTGGATGAGCGATCCCGTCACGGCGATCGACCCCTCCAGCGCGTAGTGCGCCGGACCGTCGCCGAGCTTGTAGCCCAGCGTGGTGAGCAGGCCGTTCTTGGAGCGGACGATCTCCTCGCCGGTGTTGAAGATGAGGAAGTTGCCCGTGCCGTAGGTGTTCTTGCTCTCGCCCGGGTCGTAGGCGGCCTGCCCGAAGGTGGCGGCCTGCTGATCGCCGAGGATGCCGGCAACCGGCGTCTCACGCAGCAGCGAAGACGACTCTGCGTGGCCGTACACCTCGGAGGACGAGCGGATCTCCGGCAGCATCGAGCGCGGCACCCCGAAGACCTCGAGGATGTCGTCGCGCCACTGCAGGGTCTCCAGGTCCATGAACAGCGTGCGGCTGGCGTTGGTCACGTCGGTCGCGTGCACCCCGCCCTCGGGTCCGCCGGTGATGTTCCACAGCACCCAGGAGTCGGTCGTGCCGAACAGCAGGTCGCCGGCCTCGGCGCGTTCGCGGGCCCCCTCGACGTTCTCCAGGATCCACATGATCTTCGTGCCGGAGAAGTACGTCGCCAGCGGCAGCCCGACGATCTCCTTGAACCGCTCCACGCCGCCGTCCTCCGCGAGGCGGTCCACGAGCGGCTGCGTGCGGGTGTCCTGCCACACGATCGCGTTGTACACCGGCTCTCCGGTGTTCTTGTCCCACACCACTGCGGTCTCGCGCTGGTTGGTGATGCCGACGGCGGCGATGTCGTGGCGGGTGACGTCGGCCCGGCTGAGGGCGAGGCCGATCACTTCCTGCGTGTTGTGCCAGATCTCGGATGGGTCGTGCTCGACCCATCCGGCCTTCGGGAAGATCTGCTCGTGCTCCTTCTGCCCGACCGAGACGACGCCTCCCTTCCGGTCGAAGATCATCGCGCGGGTGGAGGTGGTGCCTTGATCGATGGCGAGGACGTAGTCAGCCATGTGGACTTCCTTGTCTGTGTGAGGGTTTCGGATATGGAAGGTGGTGGGCGCCGCCGCGGCGGCGCCCACCGGGTCAGGCCAGGCTCAGGAGCACGGGCGCGAGGAGTGCGGCGATGGCGCCGCCCAGAAGGGGGCCGACCACGGGCACCCACGAGTACGCCCAGTCGCTGGAGCCCTTGCCCTTGATGGGCAGGACGGCGTGGGCGATGCGCGGACCGAGGTCGCGGGCGGGGTTGATGGCGTAGCCGGTGGGGCCACCCAGCGATGCGCCGATGCCGACCACGAGCAGAGCGACCGGTACCGCGGCGAGCGGACCGAGTCCGCCGGGAACGCCGACGTCGATGTCACCGTAATCGGCGAAGGCGAAGATGACGAACATCAGCACGAAGGTGCCGATGACCTCCGTGGCGAGGTTCCATCCGTACGAGCGCATGGCCGGCCCGGTCGAGAAGACCGCGAGCTTGAGGGCGGGATCGGGCTCCTCGTCGAAGTGCTGCTTGTACGCGACCCACGCGAGCACCGCGCCCACGAAGGCGCCGACCAGCTGCGCGAGGATGGCGATGAGGAACCAGACGAACTCGATGTTCCCGGCGATGAGCAGGGCGAGCGAGACGGCAGGGTTGATCATCGCGCCGGAGTACGCCGAGACCAGGACGCCGGCGAACACGGCGAGGCCCCACCCCCAGTTGATCAGCAGCCAGCCGCCGCCGTTGCCCTTCGTGCGGGCCAGGACGACGTTGGCGACCACGCCGCAGCCCAGGAGGACGAGCATGGCGGTTCCGACGAACTCGGACAGGAAATACAGACCCAGATTCACTTCTTGCATGTCGACATCGACCTTTCCGTGAAGTACCCGCTCTGCGCCCACAAGCCTCGGCCGGGGCCCTTGTGAGTGCGAGGCTAGCGATCACAGGGGTCGCAGGCGAGGGGGGTCGGCGCGAGCTCACCGGGAGGCGCTGTCGACCTCCTCGAACTCCACGCGGTGCGCGCCGCGGAGGATCTCCACCGTGCGGGCGACCTCGTGCTCGCACCGCTGGGTGTCCCAGCCCAGCACGCCGGCGATGGCGTCGGTGACTTCGCGCAGCGTCTGGTGGCTCACGGCACCCGTGAAGGCCAGCGACGTGCGCCGCAGCACGACGTCGAGCAGATGAACCACCTGTTCCGTCGCCGCCAGGTGCGCCAGCTCCTCGGCGTAGTACCCGTCGGCGTGCGGGAGGGGTGTCGCCTCCGGGGGGAGAGCCGCCAGCACTTCGGTGGCGCGCGTGCCGTAGCGGCCCAGCATCCGCTCGACCACCTCCGCGGGGTGACCGGATGCGTTGGCCTGGATCCAGCGGCGGCGGTCGGCGTCGGTGCGCGGGAAGCCCTTGCCCCCGCCGATGGCGACGCCGGCGGTGCTGAGGCGGTGCGGGCGACCCAGCGTCTGCATCGTGCGGGTGCTCAGGTGCTCCGCCAGCGCGCGGAAGGTGGTCCACTTGCCGCCCACCAGGCTCAGGATGGGGGTGCCCTGGTGGGTGTCGTCGACGATGCGGTAGTCGCGCGAGACGAAGCCGGGCGCGGTGTCGTCGTGGCGGGGGAGCGGGCGGATGCCCGAGAACGTGTAGACGATCTGCGAGCGGTCCACCGCGATGTCGGGGAACACCTGCGCGATGAGGTCGAAGAAGTACTCGATCTCGTCGTCGGTGCACACCGCCGGCTCGGCCGGGTCGGCGTCGATGTCGGTCGTGCCCACCAGAACGCGTCCCTTGAGCGGGTAGATCAGCACGATGCGGCCGTCGGAGTGCTCGAAGAAGATCTCGCGGCCCTTCGTCGCCGCCAGGAGCTCGGGGTGATCCAGCACGATGTGCGACCCCTTCGTGCCCCCCATGAAGCGCGTGGGCATGCCCAGCGCGTCGTTCGTGAGGTCGGTCCACGGGCCGCTGGCGTTGACGACGACCTTGGCCCGGATCGAGAACTCCTCGCCGCTGAGCTCGTCGCGCAGCTGCACCGCGCCGTCGCGCATGCCCACCGCGCCGACGTAGTTCACCGCGGTGGCGCGCGGTCCGCCCGCTTCCAGGCCGTCGTGCAGCACGTCCAGTGCGAGGCGCTCCGGATCCCACATCGACGCGTCGTAGTACGTGGCGGTGTACTTCACGCCGGGGTTCATGTCGGGGAACTCCGCCAGCGACGCCTTGCGACCGCGGAAGCGGTGCCGTGGCACGGCGCCGCCGCCGCGCGAGAAGGTGTCGTAGATCATCAGTCCGGTCTTGATGAGCAGTGCGCCCCGCTCTCGCGGCTTGCCGCGACCGTGGGTCACCAGCAGCCGGAACGGGGCGGAGAGGACGCCCGAGAGCGTCTTGAAGATCGGGATCGTCGTCTGCAGCGGCCGCACGTAGTGGGGAGCGGTGCGCAGCAGCGCGTTGCGCTCGGTGACCGCCTCCTTCACGAGGCGGAACTCGCCGTTCTCCAGGTAGCGGATGCCGCCGTGCACCATGTGGCTCGACGCGGAGGAGGCGCCGGAGACGAAGTCGCCGCGGTCGACGAGGGCGATGTCCACGCCCTGCAGCGCGAGGTCGCGGAAGGTCGCGATGCCGTTGATGCCACCGCCCACGACGAGGATGTCGACATCCCCGCGCGCGCGGAGCGCCTGAACGTCAGGGCGGACGGGGGAGGAGGACGGCGTCGGCGTAGTCACGGATGCGGCCTTTCAGGGAGCGTCCCTCCACCCTCACCCCTCGTGCACGGAGTTTCAAGCCAGTTGCACAAACGTGCAAAGATGAAGGCCTCCGGAGGGGGACACCTCATGCCATCAGCGGCCACGCGCCCGCAGGACGCCCTGCGAGCGGCACAGCTGTACTACCTGCAGGACCTCACGATGGAGGCCATCGCGAGCGAGATGCACGTGTCGCGCTCCTCCGTGTCACGCCTGCTCTCCTACGCCCGCGACAGCGGATTGGTGACGATCTCGATCCACTCGCCGCACGATGCCCGCAACCAGCTGGAGAGCCGCGTGGCCGACCGGTTCGGGATCACCGCGCACGTGGTGCCCACCCCCGACCGCATCAGCGAGGCGGAACGACTCGAGCGCACCGCGCTGTCGGCCGCGCGCATCCTCACGGGCCGCGTGGATTCGGCCATGACGGTCGGGATCGCGTGGGGGTCGACCCTCTCCGCCATCGCCCGGCATCTGCCCACCAAGCGCACGCACGACTCCCGCGTCGTGCAGATGAACGGGGCCGCGAACGTGCGCACGTCGGGCATCCCCTACGCCGGTGAGATCCTGACCCGGTTCGGATCGGCATGGTCGGCGTCGGTGCACCAATTCCCGGTGCCGGCACTGTTCGATGATCCGCTGACGAAGCAGGCGATGTGGCGGGAGCGATCCGTTCGCGCCGTGCTGGAGATCCAGGAGCGCGTGAGCGTGTTCGTCTTCGGACTGGGCTCCCCGCACGCCGATGTGCCGTCGCACGTGTACGCCGGGGACTATTTCGACGACGCCGACCGCCGCTCGATCGAGCGCTCCGGCGTCGTCGGCGACTGCGCGACGGTCTTCTACCGCCTGGACGGAACGTCGGACGGGATCGAGCTCAACGAGCGCTCCAGCGGGCCCGACCTGTCGGCGGTCCGCCGCATCCCCCGACGGTTCTGCGTCGTGTCGAGCCTGTCCAAGCTCGACAGCCTGCGCGGCGCGCTCGCCGCCGGACTGATCACCGAACTCGTCGTGGAGGAGTCCCTCGCCCGGCGGCTGCTGGAAGTCGGCACGGCGCGCTGAACGCGCGTCACAGCTCGCCGAAACCGTCCGCCACCATTCTCCGCAGCTCGTCCACAGCCTCCCGTGCCTGCGGTCCGGTGGCGCTCACGCGGATGCGTGTGCCCGGTCGCACGCCCAGCGACATGAGGGCGAGGAGGCTGTCGCCCGCCGCCGGTGCGGAGCCGGCGTCCAGATCGGCCACCTGCACGCGGGCGTCGAAGCGGCCGACCGCGCGGACGAATGCCGCGGCCGGGCGTGCGTGGAGCCCGGACGGGTTGCGGATGACCGCCTCGAACGACTCCTCGGCGCTCGCGGACGGTGCGGGGGAGGCCTCGGATGCGGCGGACCCGGCGCCGTTCGCGCCGCCGTCGTCCTCGCCCAGCTGCGCGCGCTTGGCCTCCAGAGCGCCGCGCACCTGCGCGGCCACGACATCCAGGGTCGATCCCGCCGCGGCGGCCACGACGGCGGCGACGAGCCCCTCCACGAACGGCGCGGGACTGAGCACGATGCGCGCGTCGGTCTGGACGAACTCCCGCGCCATCTCGGCGCTGAGGATGGCGGAGCCGAGGTCCATCAGCACGAGCACGCCGTCCTCGGAGGCGACCCGGTCGATGGCGGCGGCGATCTCGGCCGCGTCGGTGCCGAAGCCGGCATCGGCGGTGCCGGCGGCCACCTCGATCGGCGGAGGGGAGTCGCCCCCCATCTGCAGGGCCAGGTCCACCGCTGCCGCAGCCAGCGGTGCGCTGTGGGAGACCACGACGATGCCGATCACGTCGCCGCCTCCAGTGCGTCGCGCAGGGCCGCCATCAGCAGCGTCGAGGACGCCGCTCCCGGGTCCATGTGGCCGGCGCTGCGCTCGCCGAGGTAGCTGGCCCGGCCCTTCCGGGCCACGAGGGGGATCGTGGCGTCGCGCCCCTGCTCGGCGGCCTCCAGCGCCGCCGTCGCAGCCTCCGCGACGCCCCCGCCCTCCCCGACCGCGGCATCCCACGCGTCCACGGCGGGCAGGAGCGCGTCGATCATCGTCTTGTCTCCCGGCTCCGCCTTGCCCCGGGCCACGACGCCCTCCACTCCCGCTCGCAGGGCCGCGCCCAGCTCCGCGGCATCCAGCTCGGTGCGGTCGCCCGCCGAGGTGCCCAGTCGCAGGAAGAGCGTGCCGTACAGGGGTCCGCTGGCCCCTCCCACCGTGGAGACGAGCGTCATGCCGACCGTCTTGCCGAGCTCGGCGGGGGTCGCCGGCGGCTCGGCGGACAGCTTCGCCACGACCGCTCGCATGCCGCGCGCCATGTTCGACCCGTGGTCGGCGTCGCCGATCTCGGAATCGAGGGCGGTGAGTTCTGCCTCGTGCTCGGCGACGAGTGCGTCGAAGCGCGTGATCCAGGCGGTCAGATCGGTGGGCGTGACGGACATGCTCACGCCCCCCACCGCAGCCCCGGTGTCACCACGGGTGCATCCCACAGGCGGATCAGCTCGTCATCGGCTTTCACGACCGTGAGGGAGCACCCCGCCATGTCCAGGCTCGTGATGTAGTCGCCCACGAGGCAGCGGCGCACGTCCACGCCGGCCTCGGCCAGGAGCGCGGCGACCTCGCCGTACATCAGGTACAGCTCGATCAGGGGAGAGCCGCCCAGGCCCGACAGCAGCACGATCGCCGGCCCCGCCGCGTCGAAGTCGGCGAGGATCGGGTCCACCAGCATGCGTGCGATCTCGTGCGCCGAGGCCAGCGGCACGCGCTCGCGTCCGGGTTCGCCGTGGATGCCCACGCCCACCTCCATCTGGTCATCGGGGAGGTCGAAGGTCGGCTTCCCGGCGGCGGGGACCGTGCAACTGGTCAGTGCAACGCCCATCGACCGCCCGCTCGCGCTGACCCGCTGCGCCAGCGCCACCACCGCAGCCAGGTCGGCGCCCTCCTCGGCGGCAGCGCCGACGATCTTCTCCAGGACGACGGTGGTGCCGGTACCGCGCCGCCCCGCCGTCCACGTCGAGTCCTGCACCGCGACGTCGTCGGCGACCACGACGGATTCGACCGTGATCCCCTCCGCTGCGGCGAGTTCGGCTGCCATCTCGAAGTTCAGCACATCGCCGGTGTAGTTCTTGACGATGTGCAGCACGCCGGCGCCGGAGTCGGCGCCCTTAGTGGCTTCGAGCACCTGGTCGGGCGTGGGGGAAGTGAAAACCTCGCCCGCTGCCGCGGCATCCAGCATCCCGAGGCCCACGAAACCGCCGTGCATGGGTTCGTGCCCCGAACCGCCGCCCGAGACCAGCGCCACCTTTCCGGCGCGCGTGGCTTCCCCGCGGTAGATCACGCGGTGCTCGGTGTCCACGCGCAGTTCGGGGTGCGCGGCCTGGACGCCTCGCAGGGAGTCGGTGAGAACATCGGCGGGTGCATTGATGAGTTTCTTCATGGCTCTCTCCCTGGCGCGACGGTGCGGTCAGGGAGAATCTCCCCCTCGCCTGTCCCGCTGTCAAGGGCGAGAGCCCTGCCCTCAGCGGCGCTCGTGGGGGAGGACCTGGCGGATCCGCTCGAGCGGATTGGCCGCCGGGACCTCGTTGTACACGCCGGCGAGTTCCTGCCCGGAGAGCGCGTGGATCGCGGCCATGATCTCGTCGGTGGCCGCGCGGCGCGCACGGCCCGAGGTGGCCGGTCCGTGGGCGGTGAGGTCGATGGGCTCGCCGAATTTCACCGTGACCCGCTCGCGGAGGGTGGGGAAACGCGCGCCGACGGGCATCACGACATCCGTGCCGATCAGGCCCACCGGCACCACCGGAGCGCCCGTCTGCAGCGCGAGGAACGCCACGCCGGTGCGGCCCTTGTACAGCCGGCCGTCCAGCGAGCGGGTGCCTTCGGGGTACAGCGCCACCGCGCGACCCTCCTCGAGGAGGTGACGCTGCTGGTCCAGCGCGTCCAGAGCCGCCTGCCCGGCGCCGCGCTCGACGGCGATGGCGCCGATGGCGGTGAAGAACTGCCGCGAGGCCCACGACTCGAAATAGCTCGACTTCGCCAGGAAGTGCACCGGGCGCGGGGCGGCGATGGGGATCACGACGGAGTCGATGAACGACAGGTGGTTGCTCGCGAAGATCAACGGGCCCGTACGCGGCACCAGCGAGCGGCCGACGATGCGCGGCCGGTAGATGAGGCGGGCCAGAGGTGCCACGACACCCCGACCGAACGCGTAGGTCGCGGCGACCCGTTTCATCGGGAGGCTCTCGGGACTGTCGGCGGGGGAGCGGCCTTCCTCGATTGTCACTCGAAGAGGCTACTCCGCGTTTCATTCTCCGCCGGGCATGCCCCGCTCCCAGGCGATCCCTAGGCCGAATGCGTCAGGATGGGGAGCCCCTGTCTCTTCGGAAGGTCTGCCTGTGCGCATCCGATCGCTCACCACCGTCTCACTTCTCGCCGCTGCCGCCGTCGTCCTCGCCGGCTGCTCGGGCGGATCCGCGCCGGAGGAGAGCCCCACCGGTACGCCCGGAGACCTGTGTGCCGCAGCGGCCCCCTCCGGGGCGGTCTCCGACTCCGTGACGGTGGAGGGCGAGATCGGTGCGCCCGCCACGGCGACCTTCTCCGCCCCGCTCGAGGTCGTCGAGCTGGAACGGACGGTCGTGACGGAGGGCTCGGGCGACGCGGCTGCCGCGGGCGACTACGTCGCGTACGCACTGACCGCGTTCGATGCAACGAGCGGCCAGGAGCTTGCCGCAGCCGGCTACGACGCACCGTTGCAGCCTCAGCAGATCTCGCCGGACAATCCCCTCGGACAGGTGCTGGGGTGCGCGACGCCCGGATCGCGCGTCGTGGCGGCGCTGCCCGGCGACGGCGGCCAGAACGGCGCGCAGGTGTACGTGTTCGACGTGCTCGAGGTCACGCCGGAGTCGCAGTGGTGCGTGGCGGAGGAATTCTCCGGCAACGCACCCACGGTGACCTTCGATGAGACCGGCGCCCCCGCGATCGGCATCCCGGCGACCGAGCCCCCGGCCGAGGTCCAGGTGCAGGTGCTCACCGAAGGCGACGGCGAGACGGTGCAGGCCGGCGACGCGGTCGAGGCGCACTACACCGGCGTGAAGTGGTCCGACGGCTCGACGTTCGACTCGAGCTGGGAGCGCGGTGAGCCTGAGACGTTCACCACCGACGGGGTCGTGACCGGATTCCAGCGCGCGCTGGAAGAGTACACCGTCGGCTCCGTCGTCCTCGTGGCGATGCCCGCCAGATGCGGCTACGGCGAGAAGGCCTCGTCCCAGCACCAGCTCGCCGGAGAGGACCTCGTGTTCGTCGTCGAGATCCTCGCCACCGAGCACGCCGGCCAGTAGCCGCCTGACGCGGTCGGTAGGCTGACCGGATGCGGCGCGTCCTCGTCCTCGGATCCACCGGCTCGATCGGCACTCAGGCCCTCGAGGTCATCCAGGCCCACCCCGAGCGGTTCGAGGTGGTCGGGCTCGCCGTCGGCCGCGACCGCGACGGCATGCGCGCGCAGGCAGAGCTCTTCCACGTCGAGCACACCGCCGTGGGCGCCGCGGAGGCCGAGCAGCTCGTCCGCGACGTCGAGGCCGATGTCGTGCTCAATGGCATCACCGGCTCGGTCGGCCTGGGCCCGACCCTGGCGGCGCTGGAAGCGGGCCGCACGCTGGCGCTGGCGAACAAGGAGTCGCTCATCGTCGGCGGCGACCTCGTCACCGCCCTCGCCCGGCCCGGCCAGATCGTGCCCGTGGACTCCGAGCACTCCGCCATCGCGCAGGCCCTGCGGTCGGGGGAGCCGAGGGAGGTGCGCCGGCTCGTGCTCACCGCATCCGGGGGGCCGTTCCGCGGGCGCGACCGCGCCGGCCTCGCCGATGTCACTCCGGCTGAGGCCCTCGCCCACCCCACATGGGACATGGGCCGGGTCGTCACGACCAATTCCGCGACCCTCGTGAACAAGGGCCTGGAGGTCATCGAGGCGCACCTGCTGTTCGACGTGCCCTACGACCGCATCGACGTCGTCGTGCACCCGCAGTCGGTCGTGCACTCGATGGTGGAGTTCATCGACGGGTCGACCATCGCGCAGGCCTCGCCGCCGGACATGCGTCTGCCCATCTCCCTCGGGCTGGACTGGCCGCACCGCGTCGAGAACGTCGGGCGCCCGCTGGATTGGACCACGCCCACGTCGTGGACGTTCGAGCCGCTGGATGCCGAAGCGTTCCCCGCGGTGGCGCTGGCCAAGCAGGTCGGGCGCGTCGGGCGCACGTACCCCGCCGTGTTCAACGCCGCCAACGAGCAGGCCGTCGACGCCTTCCACGAGGGACGGCTGTCGTTCCTCGGCATCCTCGACACCGTCCAGCGCGTGGTCGAGGCGCACGAGCCGCCCGACACGCTCAGCCGGGAGTCGCTCGCCGACGCGGAGGCGTGGGCGCGCGCCGCCGCCGACCGGGCGATCTCCGCCGCATCCTGACGCACTCTTCGCCGAGAGTGCATCGACCCGGCGAGAGTGCACCGGATTCGGTGCCTCTTCGCCGAGGTGATGCACTCTCGCGTCAGAGCGGCGACGTGAAGGGGCGCTCCGGGTCGGAGGGCGGGGTGTCGTCGTCGGGATAGGGCACCGGCCACGTCGGCTCGGGCACGGGCCAGCCCGCCGCCCGCAGCGCCCGCCGGGCGAGCTCCCGGGCCGAATAGGGCGTCCGCTGCCCGCGGATGTCGCGGTAGTCCTGATGTCCCGGACCGGCCCACAGGATCGCGTCGCCCTCGCCCACGAGCGCGACGGCCTCGACGATCGCGCGCTCGGGCGGTGAGAACTCGTGGATCTCGGCATCCGGGCGCGCCCGCAGGGCGCCTTCACGCAGGGTCGCGCGGATGGAATCGGGATCCTCGAAGCGCGGATGGTGATCGGTCAGGACGAGGATGTCGCTGCCTTCGACGGCCGTCCGCCCCATGTCGTGCCGCTTCGTGGCGTCACGGTCGCCGTCGGCACCGAAGAGCATCAGCACCTTCCCCGGCGTGACACGGCGCACAGCGGCGAGGGTCTTCTCGAAGGCGTCGGGGGAGTGCCCGAAGTCGACGTACACGGCCGGGCCGCGCTCGCCCGAGACGAGCTGCGTGCGCCCCGGGAGGTGTGCCTGGATGCGGTCGCCGTCCAGTGCGGCGGCGATCCGGTCCCACGCGTAGCCGGCCTCGAGGATCATGACGATCGCCAGCCCGGCGTTCGCGGCCATGTGGCGCCCGATGACGGGGACGACCGTGGTCAGCGTGCGACCGTCGCGCGCGCTCAGGCGGAACTGCGTGCCCGCGGGCCGCTCGTCCAGGATCTCCACGACCCAGTCCGCCGCCGCGGCGGCGCCGGGGTCGGACGCGAGGACGGGCGTGCCCACCGTCACCGTCGGGACTTCGCTCCGGGCCGCGACCTCCGCGCCGGGCTCGGAGTCGATGCACACCACCGCGCGGCGGGCGCGGTCGGAGCGGAACAGCGGGAGCTTGGCCTCGAAGTACTCGCGCATGTCGGCGTAGTCGTCGAGGTGATCGTGGGTGAGGTTGGTGAATCCGGCCACGTCGAACACGATCCCGTCGACGCGGCGGCGGCTCAGCGCTTGCGCGCTCACCTCGACGGCCACCGCCTCCACACCGCGCTCGCGCATGAGCGCCAGCAGCGCGTGCA
This region includes:
- a CDS encoding asparaginase encodes the protein MPLTSAASVDLALVERNGFVESRHSGAAIVLAPDGTVADRLGDASATILPRSSMKPLQALACLTAGAPLDGERLALATASHSGTDRHVAVVRDILTAAGLGEEALGCPPAWPSDTATRDELVRDRAEPARIRMNCSGKHAAMLLTCTTNGWDTGGYLDPAHPIQTHIRELVERLTGEKSAAMAVDGCGAPVYAMTLTGLARAIQRVGTSSERSPFALHRSAGALVGAVRQNPWTIDGPGRPDTIMIERLGVFAKAGAEGVQVVVAPDGTTVALKILDGSGRAASAVALRLLERAGALAAADVAETMSHLPLSVSGGGRDVGVIRPAF
- a CDS encoding OsmC family protein, with protein sequence MTGEHTYRVAATWTGDRGTGTSGYRDYDRSVTVEVAGKPALPVSADRPFRGDGAKWNPEDLLVAALAECHLLSYLYACVQAGVVVTAYEDQAVGTVVVEGNGGAFREVVLHPRVVVADASMVDAAVAAHADAHEWCFIANSVNFPVRIDPVVLVA
- the glpK gene encoding glycerol kinase GlpK gives rise to the protein MADYVLAIDQGTTSTRAMIFDRKGGVVSVGQKEHEQIFPKAGWVEHDPSEIWHNTQEVIGLALSRADVTRHDIAAVGITNQRETAVVWDKNTGEPVYNAIVWQDTRTQPLVDRLAEDGGVERFKEIVGLPLATYFSGTKIMWILENVEGARERAEAGDLLFGTTDSWVLWNITGGPEGGVHATDVTNASRTLFMDLETLQWRDDILEVFGVPRSMLPEIRSSSEVYGHAESSSLLRETPVAGILGDQQAATFGQAAYDPGESKNTYGTGNFLIFNTGEEIVRSKNGLLTTLGYKLGDGPAHYALEGSIAVTGSLIQWLRDQLGIISSAPEVEQLAEAVEDNGGVYFVPAFSGLFAPYWRPDARGAIVGMTRYVNKNHIARAALEATAFQTREVLDAVNADSGVQLEELKVDGGMTANDALMQFQADILGVSVIRPVVAETTALGAAYAAGLAVGFWDNLDDLRANWQEGKRWEPDMDPEERERQLRLWKKAVTKSMDWVDDDVR
- a CDS encoding MIP/aquaporin family protein; its protein translation is MQEVNLGLYFLSEFVGTAMLVLLGCGVVANVVLARTKGNGGGWLLINWGWGLAVFAGVLVSAYSGAMINPAVSLALLIAGNIEFVWFLIAILAQLVGAFVGAVLAWVAYKQHFDEEPDPALKLAVFSTGPAMRSYGWNLATEVIGTFVLMFVIFAFADYGDIDVGVPGGLGPLAAVPVALLVVGIGASLGGPTGYAINPARDLGPRIAHAVLPIKGKGSSDWAYSWVPVVGPLLGGAIAALLAPVLLSLA
- a CDS encoding glycerol-3-phosphate dehydrogenase/oxidase, with translation MTTPTPSSSPVRPDVQALRARGDVDILVVGGGINGIATFRDLALQGVDIALVDRGDFVSGASSASSHMVHGGIRYLENGEFRLVKEAVTERNALLRTAPHYVRPLQTTIPIFKTLSGVLSAPFRLLVTHGRGKPRERGALLIKTGLMIYDTFSRGGGAVPRHRFRGRKASLAEFPDMNPGVKYTATYYDASMWDPERLALDVLHDGLEAGGPRATAVNYVGAVGMRDGAVQLRDELSGEEFSIRAKVVVNASGPWTDLTNDALGMPTRFMGGTKGSHIVLDHPELLAATKGREIFFEHSDGRIVLIYPLKGRVLVGTTDIDADPAEPAVCTDDEIEYFFDLIAQVFPDIAVDRSQIVYTFSGIRPLPRHDDTAPGFVSRDYRIVDDTHQGTPILSLVGGKWTTFRALAEHLSTRTMQTLGRPHRLSTAGVAIGGGKGFPRTDADRRRWIQANASGHPAEVVERMLGRYGTRATEVLAALPPEATPLPHADGYYAEELAHLAATEQVVHLLDVVLRRTSLAFTGAVSHQTLREVTDAIAGVLGWDTQRCEHEVARTVEILRGAHRVEFEEVDSASR
- a CDS encoding sugar-binding transcriptional regulator codes for the protein MPSAATRPQDALRAAQLYYLQDLTMEAIASEMHVSRSSVSRLLSYARDSGLVTISIHSPHDARNQLESRVADRFGITAHVVPTPDRISEAERLERTALSAARILTGRVDSAMTVGIAWGSTLSAIARHLPTKRTHDSRVVQMNGAANVRTSGIPYAGEILTRFGSAWSASVHQFPVPALFDDPLTKQAMWRERSVRAVLEIQERVSVFVFGLGSPHADVPSHVYAGDYFDDADRRSIERSGVVGDCATVFYRLDGTSDGIELNERSSGPDLSAVRRIPRRFCVVSSLSKLDSLRGALAAGLITELVVEESLARRLLEVGTAR
- the dhaM gene encoding dihydroxyacetone kinase phosphoryl donor subunit DhaM; its protein translation is MIGIVVVSHSAPLAAAAVDLALQMGGDSPPPIEVAAGTADAGFGTDAAEIAAAIDRVASEDGVLVLMDLGSAILSAEMAREFVQTDARIVLSPAPFVEGLVAAVVAAAAGSTLDVVAAQVRGALEAKRAQLGEDDGGANGAGSAASEASPAPSASAEESFEAVIRNPSGLHARPAAAFVRAVGRFDARVQVADLDAGSAPAAGDSLLALMSLGVRPGTRIRVSATGPQAREAVDELRRMVADGFGEL